The following proteins are co-located in the Noviherbaspirillum sp. UKPF54 genome:
- a CDS encoding ABC transporter ATP-binding protein encodes MLEISNLRAGYGAINVLWDVSLDFAEGELTTIVGPNGAGKSTLLKAIMGLVPSSQGDITLRGASLAQQRTWDMSEQGVVLVPEGRMVFRDMSVEENLTMGAFPKSRRAAAARNIERAYELFPKLKERRKQLAGSLSGGEAQMVAMARGLMAEPRLLLIDEPSLGLAPVIVHEIFHILGKLKQQGVTIVLVEQNTHMALSVADRVYMMRSGRVVLDKPASEIDVAKLHDLYFALEA; translated from the coding sequence ATGCTTGAGATCAGCAACCTGCGCGCCGGCTATGGCGCGATCAATGTACTGTGGGATGTCAGCCTGGATTTCGCCGAAGGCGAGCTGACCACGATCGTCGGCCCCAACGGCGCCGGCAAGTCGACGCTCTTGAAGGCGATCATGGGCCTGGTGCCGTCCTCGCAGGGGGACATTACGCTGCGCGGCGCCTCGCTGGCGCAGCAGCGCACCTGGGACATGTCGGAGCAGGGCGTGGTGCTGGTGCCCGAAGGCCGCATGGTGTTTCGTGACATGAGCGTCGAGGAAAACCTCACGATGGGCGCGTTCCCGAAAAGCAGGCGGGCCGCGGCGGCGCGCAATATCGAGCGCGCCTACGAACTGTTCCCGAAGCTCAAGGAGCGGCGCAAGCAGCTGGCCGGTTCGCTGTCGGGCGGCGAAGCGCAGATGGTGGCGATGGCGCGCGGCCTGATGGCGGAGCCGCGCCTGCTGCTGATCGACGAACCCTCGCTCGGCCTGGCGCCGGTCATCGTGCATGAAATCTTCCACATCCTCGGCAAGCTCAAGCAGCAGGGCGTGACCATCGTGCTGGTCGAGCAGAACACGCATATGGCGCTCAGCGTGGCCGACCGCGTCTACATGATGCGCAGCGGGCGCGTGGTGCTCGACAAGCCGGCATCCGAGATTGATGTCGCGAAACTGCACGACTTGTATTTTGCGCTGGAGGCGTAG
- a CDS encoding branched-chain amino acid ABC transporter permease has protein sequence MKKFIWVALAILYLVVPALLKGNSYILSMTVSSLIVAGIAVAWALLGNLGGMVSFGHAAFFGIGAYASALLTMKAGMPVLLAIPAGGLFATLASLAMLPALRLSGPYFALAILAYAHIFRILATELTDLTGGSGGLSSIPGLPSVATVDFLVGLGPYLLALTIVLAFCLVYARVRRSDYGIALRAMHESEDATRVVGVNSVLLKSWMLLLSAFMAGTIGAFNAHIINFLEPDYAFSPAWSVLPIVAAIFGGYRSVLGPMIGAVAIYLVDQLVFKAVLSSGHQIVLGVVLAAMILLAPDGLLSLFRKRNAGGQHA, from the coding sequence ATGAAAAAATTCATCTGGGTGGCGCTCGCCATTCTGTATCTCGTCGTGCCGGCTCTGCTGAAAGGAAACAGCTACATCCTCAGCATGACTGTCTCGTCCCTGATCGTCGCCGGCATCGCGGTGGCCTGGGCCTTGCTCGGCAACCTGGGCGGCATGGTCAGTTTCGGCCATGCGGCGTTCTTCGGCATCGGCGCTTACGCATCGGCGCTCTTGACGATGAAGGCGGGCATGCCGGTGCTGCTGGCGATTCCGGCAGGCGGCCTGTTTGCTACGCTGGCATCGCTGGCCATGCTGCCGGCGCTGCGCCTGTCGGGGCCGTATTTTGCGCTGGCGATCCTGGCGTATGCGCACATCTTCCGCATCCTCGCCACCGAACTGACCGACCTGACTGGCGGCTCCGGCGGCTTGTCCTCGATCCCGGGGCTGCCGTCGGTGGCGACGGTCGATTTTCTCGTTGGGCTGGGGCCGTACCTGTTGGCGCTGACCATCGTGCTGGCGTTCTGCCTGGTCTATGCCCGCGTGCGCAGGAGCGATTACGGCATCGCGCTGCGCGCCATGCATGAGAGCGAGGACGCCACGCGCGTGGTCGGCGTCAACAGCGTGCTGCTCAAGTCGTGGATGCTGCTGCTGTCGGCCTTCATGGCCGGCACCATCGGCGCCTTCAATGCGCACATCATCAACTTCCTCGAGCCCGATTACGCGTTCAGCCCGGCCTGGAGCGTGCTGCCCATCGTGGCGGCGATCTTCGGCGGCTACCGCAGCGTGCTCGGCCCGATGATCGGCGCGGTGGCGATCTACCTGGTGGATCAGCTGGTATTCAAGGCGGTGCTGTCATCCGGCCACCAGATCGTGCTCGGCGTCGTGCTGGCGGCGATGATCCTGCTGGCGCCGGACGGCTTGCTCTCGCTATTCAGGAAGCGCAATGCAGGAGGGCAGCATGCTTAA
- a CDS encoding ABC transporter ATP-binding protein, with protein MLKLDGITIQFGGLTALKDISFSMGTDQVVGLVGPNGAGKTTLFNAISGLVKPTHGSVAFDGIELGRKPLYTRARVGIGRTFQIPQPMHELTVRENLVVAQRFGNGRVDHARIDEILKFMDLHDQADSDAATGLALQQLKRLEVAKALATEPKLLLLDEVLAGLETNGKRYFTAKLEELHAKFKIGILIIEHDIETVSTLCHRVVVLNFGKVIADGTPDAVFRDPEVIKSYTGAGHA; from the coding sequence ATGCTTAAACTCGACGGCATCACGATCCAGTTCGGCGGCCTGACCGCACTGAAGGACATCAGCTTTTCGATGGGGACGGACCAGGTCGTCGGCCTGGTCGGGCCGAACGGCGCGGGCAAGACCACGCTGTTCAACGCGATCTCCGGCCTGGTGAAGCCGACCCATGGCTCGGTGGCCTTCGATGGGATCGAACTGGGCAGAAAGCCCCTGTACACCCGGGCGCGGGTCGGCATCGGCCGCACGTTCCAGATTCCGCAGCCGATGCACGAGCTGACGGTGCGCGAAAACCTGGTGGTCGCGCAGCGCTTCGGCAACGGCCGCGTCGATCATGCGCGTATCGACGAGATCTTGAAGTTCATGGATTTGCATGACCAGGCGGACAGCGATGCCGCGACCGGTCTCGCGCTGCAGCAGCTCAAGCGGCTGGAGGTGGCGAAGGCGCTTGCCACGGAGCCCAAGCTCCTGCTGCTCGACGAAGTGCTGGCCGGCCTGGAAACCAATGGCAAGCGCTACTTCACCGCCAAGCTGGAAGAGCTGCACGCAAAGTTCAAGATCGGCATCCTCATCATCGAACACGACATCGAAACCGTGTCCACGCTATGCCACCGCGTGGTCGTGCTGAATTTCGGCAAGGTCATCGCCGACGGCACGCCGGATGCCGTCTTCCGCGACCCGGAAGTCATCAAGAGTTATACAGGAGCGGGCCATGCTTGA